The window TTATGATGTTGCCACTCTGGCACAAACACAGACATTTAGACTCAGCCATTCTTCAGCCTTGCCCCAGTTTGTCTCACTGAGTGACGCCGTACGGTAGTTTGACTCTGTCTACCCGCCAAATCACCTGATTTTTATGGCATTTATTTTGCGTAGTCATAACGTGTTCAATTGCGGCAACCTATATGACCTCGGGCAAAATCCCCCAAACAGTATCCCATCCTTCATTCAACCGTTTACTAGGTGAAACCAGTGGTGCCTTTGCCGACTTGGGCACTTTTTTACCTTTAGTGCTGGGGCTGATTGCCCTTAATCAATTTTCACCCCAAGGGATTTTTTTGGGCTTTGGTTTATTCGCCATCTTAAGCGCACTGTTTTACCGTCGCCCTATTCCCGTACAACCGATGAAAGTCATCGCCGCACTGGTGATCGCCCAAGGCTTGACGCCAGGTATGTTGCAGGCAAGCGCCATGTTGATGGGCATTATCCTGTTAATTCTGGCCTTTAGCGGCGCCATTACTTGGTTAGCAAGACAGTTATCCCAAGCTGTGAGTGTGGGTATTCAACTCGCCATCGGTCTGCAATTGATGTGGATGGGCACTAAGATGATGAGTGAGTTTTGGCTGGTTGGAGTAGGCGCTTTTATACTGCTTTTTATCAGTAAATTTTTGCCGTTTCGCTACCTTGCCATGCCCTTAGTCATAGCCGCGGGGATGATTTGGCAGGCAAGTACTCAAACGGATTTAGCCACTAATCTTGATATCCAAACCATGACAGCGCCGTTTCAATTGGCTTGGCCGACGTCTGTTGAGTGGACCTCTGCCGCCCTTTTGTTGGTTTTGCCACAACTGGCATTAACCTTAACCAATGCAGTCATTGCCACATCTGTAATGGCACAGGAGAAATTCCCTGAAGATGCAGCCAAACTCACACCCAAAAACTTCGCTATTAGCTCAGGTCTTGCTAATTTACTGCTCGCGCCCTTTGGTGCCTCAGCAATGTGCCACGGCGCGGGGGGGCTTGCGGTGCAATACCATTTTGGCGCCCGCACTTACCTAGCGCCGTTAATTTTTGGCAGTACCTGTTTAGTGATCGCCCTGTGCTGGGGCAGTCATATCGCTTGGCTATTAAGCCTTATTCCTATGGCTATTCTCGGCAGTTTGCTAACCACTGCGGGGCTGCAACTGGCATGGTCGAAACGCTTAATCGATGGTAAGCCCTTCTGTATCTTTGTGATTTTATCCACAGCCGTCACTTGCCTTGCCATCAATGCCGCCGCAGGGCTCGCAGTGGGGATTATTCTAGAGCAAGGTCGCCGCACTTGGGCCATGTTGGCCACGCGTTAATCGCTTCCGACCCGCAGTAATAAGGTTCCCAAAATCAAACAGCGCGTTAAACAACGCGCTTTTTGTTAACCATTACACCTCTTCCAACTGCCATCAACGAGAACGAGAGTTATAGCAGGCTAAAAGGTTCTTGCAGGATTGGTCGGCGTGTCCTTTTGCGCCAGCGCCCATTTAGCAATGGCATCTTTACGCATAAAGCCAACGCTGTCGTGACCTTTCACGTACTGGATAAACTTATCTAAGGCGGAAACGGCCCTTCGGCATTTTTATCTTGAGCACCTGCTTCAAACTGCATTGAGATTGAAATCACTAACTGCTCACCACTTGGCCAAAATATTTTGTTCATACCACTGCCGCCTGAACTTTTGGAGTCATTTTCTAAGGTATCTAATGAGGGTAAACCAATAGCCAGCGCAGTTTGGCTTAGGCCGAACCCAGCAGCGATGGCGCCACCTGCCATTAGAAATCGTCGACGTTGATTCATGATTAAGTCCCTGCAGCTAATTGAGAAAATAGCGTTTGATAATCTTCGAGGTGCCAGTTATCTGTGATGAAACCATCCCGTACTCGATACATGTCAACAGCACGAAAATCGATTTTCTGCCCTTGGTCTTTTTGCTCACCAAAGACACCAGTGAAGCGGCCATTAAAACGCAGCCGCACCACTGCACGATCGCCAACGACTAGCAAATGCTCAACTGAAACAGAGAGATCGGGGACCGCTGCCCTAAATGCCTTTGAGGCTTCGAGTGGACCCGTGATTCCCTGTGCGCGGCCAGCGGGCAGAGTACGGTCGATAAAACCAGTCGCCAATGCGCCGTGGGCAAAACTTGCATCGCCCGTGTGCCAAAAACTGGCATATAACAAGGCGGCGCGGGCGATAACTTGTGCCTGCGGTGATTCATCAGAAATCGTTTCCATTGCCGAGACTTTAGGTACTAACGCCGCTCGTACTTTAGTGATTTCTGGGGTCGCGCCGACTTGGTCGGCCATCGCATCCATGCTCAGACTGGCTAAGCTAAAACCCACAATTACGATACCAATAACGTCTGAAAACCATAAACTTAGACTGAGCCATGCGGGATATCGCTGCACAGATAAACGGTTAACCCGATCCATTATGCCACCTCATCGTCATCCGAACGGATAACGGCTCTCAATGCTTCGTTGTGTGTAGGATAATCGGTATAACCCGCCGCACTACCGCCAAACAAGGGCCCTTTGTCGAATGCAGATAAAGGCAATTGATGCATTAAACGGTAAGGCAAATCAGGATTGGCAATAAAAGGACGACCGAAGGCGACTAAGTCCGCATAACCGCTATCAATCACCTCATTGGCACGCGCCACATCATAGCGACCCGCAACAATAATGCTGCCCTTAAAGACTTTAC of the Shewanella baltica genome contains:
- a CDS encoding ester cyclase codes for the protein MDRVNRLSVQRYPAWLSLSLWFSDVIGIVIVGFSLASLSMDAMADQVGATPEITKVRAALVPKVSAMETISDESPQAQVIARAALLYASFWHTGDASFAHGALATGFIDRTLPAGRAQGITGPLEASKAFRAAVPDLSVSVEHLLVVGDRAVVRLRFNGRFTGVFGEQKDQGQKIDFRAVDMYRVRDGFITDNWHLEDYQTLFSQLAAGT
- a CDS encoding putative sulfate/molybdate transporter gives rise to the protein MTSGKIPQTVSHPSFNRLLGETSGAFADLGTFLPLVLGLIALNQFSPQGIFLGFGLFAILSALFYRRPIPVQPMKVIAALVIAQGLTPGMLQASAMLMGIILLILAFSGAITWLARQLSQAVSVGIQLAIGLQLMWMGTKMMSEFWLVGVGAFILLFISKFLPFRYLAMPLVIAAGMIWQASTQTDLATNLDIQTMTAPFQLAWPTSVEWTSAALLLVLPQLALTLTNAVIATSVMAQEKFPEDAAKLTPKNFAISSGLANLLLAPFGASAMCHGAGGLAVQYHFGARTYLAPLIFGSTCLVIALCWGSHIAWLLSLIPMAILGSLLTTAGLQLAWSKRLIDGKPFCIFVILSTAVTCLAINAAAGLAVGIILEQGRRTWAMLATR